In Podarcis muralis chromosome 14, rPodMur119.hap1.1, whole genome shotgun sequence, one genomic interval encodes:
- the NOXO1 gene encoding NADPH oxidase organizer 1, giving the protein MEHRPLGEMSSGRFPVEVKAVGLLKHRKQKVWMLFVSWSDQNNILIYREFEEFKKLHKDLKKKFPIESGLLKKSDRTIPRFRDVNVMLKKNQKLSRCRESLMLLEIYCQELLKTKARISQGEDVVHFFEAQSRDMDPSFPEDSIVILPSEMGPGKKETPLPPSATITQPVVSQSYRCIEAYETKDTSNRLFRATKGEILEVLMKDKTGWWLVENYWKQIAWFPAPYLEETEEAAATEETEETGMLYYVTQAYEAKKSDELSVKIGVVVEVLEKSDDGWWLVWYNGTTGYVPSMFLQPYRNPHSKFLALVNSSLCYSMPNLSQATSPLSKSSPSQQRGSCGGAAQLHSTNTTMDMQEYDTPPSRMRSHSLSVSVAVATSGLACLSDSSGNASGQGYDWPQNPKVNRVRNSSPRETLLLCSSRSHDCLSPPLESKHRSDSGFEEQPLGSSDTLLRSSDSESASGHPTIPPRPQAHEILQRCTTITRRALRGALARASPTASSQACH; this is encoded by the exons ATGGAGCATCGTCCTCTGGGGGAGATGAGCAGCGGCAGGTTTCCCGTGGAGGTGAAAGCAGTGGGCTTGCTGAAGCACAGAAAACAAAAG GTCTGGATGCTTTTTGTCTCCTGGTCAGATCAAAACAACATTCTCATCTACCGGGAGTTTGAAGAATTTAAGAAACTCCAT AAAGACTTGAAGAAAAAGTTCCCTATTGAAAGTGGTCTCTTGAAGAAGTCAGACCGGACCATCCCCAGGTTTCGAG ATGTAAATGTGATGCTAAAGAAGAACCAGAAGTTGAGCAGGTGCCGGGAGAGTCTGATGTTGCTGGAGATTTACTGTCAGGAGCTCCTGAAGACAAAAGCCAGGATCTCTCAGGGAGAGGATGTCGTCCATTTTTTTGAAGCACAAAGCCGAGATATGGACCCTTCTTTTCCAGAGGACAG CATTGTGATTTTGCCTTCTGAAATGGGCCCAGGGAAGAAAGAGACACCTTTGCCACCCAGCGCGACCATCACACAGCCGGTCGTCTCCCAGAGTTACAGGTGCATTGAAGCCTATGAGACCAAAGATACAAGCAACAGGCTCTTCAGAGCCACCAAGGGGGAAATACTTGAAGTCCTCATGAAAGACAAGACAG GATGGTGGCTGGTGGAAAACTACTGGAAACAAATTGCCTGGTTCCCAGCCCCGTACCTGGAGGAGACGGAGGAGGCAGCTGCCACTGAGGAGACCGAGGAGACAG GGATGTTGTATTATGTCACACAGGCTTATGAGGCCAAGAAGTCAGATGAACTGTCTGTGAAGATTGGGGTTGTGGTGGAAGTGCTGGAGAAATCAGATGATGGATGGTGGCTTGTTTG GTATAATGGGACTACGGGCTACGTCCCTTCCATGTTCCTCCAGCCTTACAGAAACCCTCACAGCAAATTCTTGGCTCTCGTCAACAGCAGCCTGTGTTACTCTATGCCAAACCTATCTCAAGCTACTAGTCCCTTGAGTAAGAGCTCCCCAAGCCAACAGAGAGGCTCTTGTGGGGGTGCTGCCCAGCTTCATTCAACCAATACGACGATGGATATGCAAGAATACGACACGCCCCCAAGCAGAATGAGATCCCACTCTCTGAGTGTGTCTGTGGCCGTAGCCACGTCTGGGCTGGCCTGCTTGTCTGACAGCTCAGGAAATGCGAGTGGACAGGGATATGACTGGCCCCAGAATCCTAAAGTGAATAGGGTGAGGAACAGCAGCCCTAGAGAGACCCTCCTCCTCTGTTCCTCAAGGAGTCATGACTGTCTCTCCCCGCCCCTAGAGAGCAAGCATCGAAGCGACTCTGGCTTTGAGGAGCAACCGTTGGGCTCGTCTGATACTTTGCTTCGCTCCTCAGATTCTGAATCCGCTTCTGGTCATCCAACGATACCCCCACGCCCTCAGGCCCATGAAATCCTCCAGAGGTGCACCACCATCACCAGAAGAGCCCTGCGAGGGGCTCTGGCCAGGGCCAGCCCCACTGCATCCTCTCAAGCCTGCCATTGA